In one Arenibacter antarcticus genomic region, the following are encoded:
- a CDS encoding PspC domain-containing protein: MNKTININLANLFFHIDEEAYSKLQRYLEAIKRSFANTSGSDEIIADIEARIAELFHEKMENERQVITQKEVDEVIGIMGQPEDYMVDEDIFEDQPKSAQKASKVKKLFRDIDNKYIGGVSSGLGHYFGIDALWVRLLWILLTIFSWGGFIFIYALLWILIPEAVTTAQKLDMRGETVNISNIEKKVKEGFDDVAEKVKNVDYEKVGNRVKSGSKSFFNTIADIIMFVFKVIGKFIGIILIITGAAGIVSLFIGLFTVGILDIIHIPGIEYYYLVNSTNTPVWLASLLAFFAIAIPFFFLLYLGLKILVNNLKSIGNIAKFSLLGLWLISIILLSVFGIRQAAAHAYSGNVTVEKVLSFQKPDQLIKINLKSSNWEENGNNIGINGIILDYTENGEEVLVFDDLRLYIKKSKDSLAHIEIRKSANGSSFKNATETADKVNYSYIIKDNTLLLDDFLTTAKENKYRDQEVRINLAIPMGTKVQFENFPKRCWMLRTNNNQDMDGCEITNYLWTMSKNGELLCQDCPESESSSKKDSGKGKIIINEDGVDISIKDGEDSFKMKIGKQGVQINTNENKERNVTADTVQ; the protein is encoded by the coding sequence ATGAACAAGACAATAAATATAAATCTGGCCAATTTATTCTTTCATATAGATGAAGAAGCCTATTCTAAATTACAACGTTATTTAGAGGCCATAAAACGCTCCTTCGCCAATACCAGTGGTAGTGATGAAATTATAGCGGATATAGAGGCTAGGATCGCCGAATTATTCCATGAAAAAATGGAAAATGAGCGGCAGGTAATTACCCAAAAGGAAGTAGACGAGGTAATAGGTATCATGGGACAGCCCGAAGACTATATGGTGGACGAGGATATTTTTGAGGACCAACCCAAAAGTGCCCAAAAAGCCAGTAAGGTGAAAAAATTATTCCGGGATATAGACAACAAATATATTGGAGGTGTTTCCTCCGGTCTGGGCCATTATTTTGGTATCGATGCACTCTGGGTTCGTTTGCTATGGATCTTGTTGACCATATTTAGTTGGGGTGGTTTTATCTTTATATATGCACTGTTGTGGATCCTGATCCCTGAAGCCGTTACCACCGCCCAAAAACTGGATATGAGAGGGGAAACTGTCAATATCAGTAACATTGAAAAAAAAGTAAAGGAAGGGTTTGACGACGTAGCCGAAAAAGTTAAAAATGTGGATTATGAAAAAGTAGGCAACCGTGTAAAAAGCGGAAGTAAGAGTTTTTTTAATACCATTGCAGATATCATCATGTTTGTTTTTAAGGTCATTGGGAAATTCATTGGGATTATCTTAATCATAACCGGAGCTGCAGGAATCGTCTCCCTTTTTATAGGACTTTTTACCGTAGGTATCCTAGACATCATCCATATCCCAGGGATAGAATATTATTACCTAGTAAATTCTACCAATACGCCCGTCTGGTTAGCTTCCCTACTTGCCTTCTTTGCCATTGCCATCCCATTTTTCTTTTTATTATACCTAGGGTTGAAAATTTTAGTCAACAACCTTAAATCTATCGGAAATATCGCCAAATTTAGTTTGTTGGGCCTCTGGTTGATCTCTATTATCTTACTATCCGTTTTTGGAATACGCCAGGCTGCTGCCCATGCCTATTCTGGTAATGTAACTGTAGAGAAGGTATTGTCCTTTCAGAAACCCGACCAGCTGATAAAGATTAATTTAAAATCTTCGAACTGGGAAGAAAACGGAAATAACATAGGTATTAATGGTATTATTCTGGATTACACTGAAAATGGCGAAGAGGTATTGGTTTTTGATGATCTTCGACTTTATATAAAAAAGTCCAAAGATTCCCTTGCACATATAGAGATTCGAAAAAGTGCTAATGGCAGCTCCTTTAAAAATGCAACGGAAACAGCCGACAAGGTCAATTATTCATACATTATAAAGGATAACACATTACTATTGGATGATTTTCTGACGACTGCCAAAGAGAACAAATACAGAGATCAAGAGGTAAGAATCAACCTAGCGATACCTATGGGAACAAAAGTGCAATTTGAAAATTTTCCTAAGCGATGTTGGATGTTGCGAACCAATAATAACCAGGATATGGACGGATGCGAAATAACGAACTACCTATGGACCATGAGTAAAAATGGGGAGTTGCTATGTCAGGATTGCCCTGAGTCCGAGTCCAGTTCAAAGAAGGATAGTGGTAAAGGAAAAATAATAATTAATGAGGATGGCGTGGATATCTCTATAAAAGATGGCGAAGATTCCTTTAAAATGAAGATAGGAAAGCAGGGGGTCCAGATCAATACCAATGAAAACAAGGAACGTAACGTTACAGCTGATACAGTTCAGTAG
- a CDS encoding DUF4442 domain-containing protein: protein MASKTRKVNAFCFFKLPAAWWTGVRLRYIDEEKAVVSVRHRWVNQNPFKSIFWAVQGMAAELATGAMVMEQIRKSERKISMLVANNNANFSKKAIGKITFTCTDGKLIKEAIKNTLATGEGQTVWMKSVGVNEEGIVVSTFNFEWTIKVKS, encoded by the coding sequence ATGGCATCTAAGACTCGTAAAGTTAATGCATTCTGCTTTTTTAAACTACCCGCCGCATGGTGGACTGGAGTGCGTTTAAGGTATATTGATGAAGAAAAGGCAGTAGTTAGCGTTAGGCATAGATGGGTTAACCAAAACCCCTTTAAATCTATTTTTTGGGCCGTTCAAGGAATGGCAGCGGAATTGGCAACCGGAGCAATGGTCATGGAACAAATTAGAAAAAGTGAGCGGAAAATCTCTATGTTGGTAGCCAACAACAACGCTAATTTCTCCAAGAAGGCGATAGGAAAGATCACCTTTACCTGTACGGATGGTAAGCTAATTAAAGAGGCTATAAAAAACACCTTGGCCACAGGGGAAGGACAAACTGTTTGGATGAAATCTGTAGGAGTTAATGAGGAGGGAATTGTGGTGTCTACCTTTAATTTTGAATGGACCATCAAGGTAAAAAGTTGA
- a CDS encoding dipeptide epimerase codes for MKLNIRKYILPLKHTFSISRESRDFQDSMIISLELDGKIGYGEATANPYYKVTFETMRSEIENIRLEIEQFNLKNPEAFHAFLVTKNLSNFAVCALDLAANDLYGKLLKKPLYQIWDTDNSTYPITNYTIGLGTIEKMVAKMQETPWPIYKIKLGTQNDVEIVRELRKHTDAIFRVDANCAWTADETIAYAPQLKELGVEFIEQPLKAEDWEGMKKVIQHSVLPTIADESCIVEADVEKCNTHFHGVNIKLTKCGGLTPARRMISNAKAMGLKVMVGCMTESTVGISAIAQLIPQLDFVDMDGAMLLKEDIADGVIISKNGKVIFPSLGGSGITLH; via the coding sequence ATGAAATTAAACATCAGAAAGTATATACTCCCTTTAAAACACACCTTTAGTATTTCTAGGGAATCCCGCGATTTTCAAGACTCTATGATCATAAGCTTAGAGTTAGATGGAAAAATCGGCTACGGGGAAGCTACTGCTAATCCGTACTACAAGGTTACTTTTGAAACCATGAGGTCCGAGATTGAGAATATTAGATTGGAGATAGAGCAGTTCAACCTAAAGAATCCAGAAGCTTTCCACGCTTTTTTAGTCACTAAAAATTTAAGCAATTTTGCCGTTTGCGCTTTAGATTTGGCCGCCAACGATCTCTATGGCAAACTCTTAAAAAAACCCTTATACCAAATTTGGGACACTGACAATAGCACTTATCCCATTACCAACTACACCATTGGTTTGGGGACCATTGAAAAAATGGTGGCCAAGATGCAAGAGACCCCTTGGCCCATCTACAAAATAAAACTGGGCACCCAAAACGATGTTGAAATAGTGCGCGAATTACGCAAACATACCGATGCTATTTTTAGGGTAGATGCCAATTGTGCCTGGACCGCAGATGAAACTATTGCTTACGCCCCACAATTAAAGGAATTGGGAGTGGAATTTATTGAGCAGCCCCTGAAAGCCGAAGATTGGGAGGGCATGAAAAAAGTAATACAGCACAGTGTATTGCCCACCATTGCAGATGAAAGTTGTATAGTGGAGGCCGATGTAGAAAAATGCAATACTCATTTTCACGGTGTCAACATAAAATTGACCAAATGCGGCGGATTAACCCCCGCTAGACGTATGATATCTAATGCCAAAGCTATGGGGTTAAAGGTCATGGTAGGCTGTATGACCGAATCTACTGTAGGTATATCAGCCATTGCCCAGCTTATTCCACAATTGGATTTCGTGGATATGGACGGGGCCATGCTTTTAAAAGAGGATATTGCTGATGGAGTGATCATCTCCAAAAACGGAAAGGTAATCTTCCCTAGCTTAGGTGGAAGCGGAATAACATTGCATTAA
- a CDS encoding DUF4870 domain-containing protein codes for MTKTLSKHQKNLSAIIHAATFSKYVIPFGNFIVPLILWTAYRNDHQFIDQNGKQVLNFQISLLLYSFVIGILTVPFFLGFLPNIFHHGLFNLNHINEFNGLNFNFSVDQFKFLWPLGIAGFALVGLFIVNIVYTILGTIRTSEGINFKYPITINFIK; via the coding sequence ATGACCAAGACCCTTAGCAAACACCAAAAAAATTTATCGGCAATTATCCATGCTGCTACTTTCTCTAAATACGTTATACCCTTTGGTAATTTTATTGTGCCATTAATCCTTTGGACAGCGTATAGGAATGACCACCAGTTTATAGACCAGAACGGCAAACAGGTACTGAACTTTCAAATTAGCTTGTTGCTGTACTCATTTGTCATTGGAATATTAACGGTGCCATTTTTCCTTGGCTTTTTGCCAAACATTTTTCACCATGGCCTATTTAACTTAAACCATATAAACGAGTTTAACGGCCTAAACTTTAATTTCAGTGTAGATCAATTTAAATTTCTTTGGCCCTTAGGAATTGCTGGGTTTGCCCTAGTGGGACTTTTTATAGTAAACATTGTCTATACCATATTGGGGACAATACGAACTAGTGAAGGGATAAATTTTAAATATCCAATTACCATCAATTTTATAAAATAA
- a CDS encoding aminotransferase class I/II-fold pyridoxal phosphate-dependent enzyme, which translates to MSYYIDHFPSREIELKGDKYLYFGGTSYLGLQTDKAFQQVYINNILKYGTNYGASRKANLKLSVYEEVENLLTHWVGSESSATVSSGYLAGQLVRQTMDCEEHKLFYAPNTHSALYVMQHGTRLKPYISFTALDIAIRDHLETNKNKTPVVFLDAIDFSGYNYPDFKGLKKLPLKEIILVVDDSHGIGVIGDNGNGIFKSLQQLKPKELLVCCSLGKGFGIQAGAIFGSKKRITQLTDTAFFGGASPAAPAAMASLMDGKEIYSIKRAVLKHNIALFIANIKNLERFKWMEGHPAFSFADANLTNYLEQHKILVTSFKYPDEDAALMSRIVISAQHTKEDIFSITELLNSHQQQ; encoded by the coding sequence ATGAGTTATTATATAGATCATTTCCCCAGTAGGGAAATAGAATTAAAGGGTGATAAATACCTGTATTTTGGCGGAACTTCCTATTTAGGATTACAGACTGACAAGGCCTTTCAGCAGGTCTATATCAACAACATCCTGAAATACGGGACCAACTACGGTGCCTCAAGAAAAGCCAACCTTAAACTCTCTGTTTATGAAGAAGTAGAAAACCTACTGACCCACTGGGTAGGTAGTGAAAGCAGCGCTACGGTTTCGTCCGGGTATCTGGCGGGACAGCTGGTAAGGCAAACCATGGATTGTGAGGAGCACAAATTATTTTATGCCCCCAATACCCATTCCGCATTATATGTAATGCAGCACGGAACCCGTTTAAAACCGTATATATCCTTTACCGCCTTGGACATCGCCATTAGGGATCATCTGGAAACAAATAAAAACAAAACTCCGGTAGTGTTCTTGGATGCTATAGATTTTTCTGGGTATAACTATCCAGATTTTAAAGGCTTAAAAAAGTTACCGCTTAAAGAAATCATTTTGGTGGTAGACGATTCCCACGGAATAGGAGTTATTGGCGACAATGGTAATGGGATATTTAAGAGCCTACAACAATTAAAACCAAAGGAGCTACTAGTCTGTTGTTCCTTGGGGAAAGGTTTTGGGATCCAGGCAGGTGCTATTTTTGGCTCCAAAAAACGTATTACACAATTAACGGATACTGCATTTTTTGGTGGAGCAAGTCCGGCGGCCCCCGCAGCAATGGCGTCCTTGATGGACGGGAAAGAAATATATTCAATAAAAAGGGCCGTCTTAAAACATAATATAGCCCTCTTTATCGCCAACATTAAAAATTTAGAAAGATTTAAGTGGATGGAAGGACATCCCGCCTTCAGTTTTGCCGATGCAAACCTCACCAATTACCTAGAACAACATAAAATATTGGTGACCAGTTTTAAATACCCGGATGAGGACGCTGCCCTAATGAGTAGGATTGTCATCAGTGCCCAGCATACTAAAGAGGACATATTTTCTATAACAGAACTCCTAAATTCACATCAACAACAATAA
- a CDS encoding TIGR00266 family protein: MNAHEIDYQIHGEEMQYVEIELDPQEAVVAEAGSFMMMDSDIKMDTIFGDGSNQDTGVLGKLFSAGKRLLTGESLFMTVFLNIGQGKKQVSFASPYPGKIIPIDLTEFRGKFICQKDAFLCAAKGVSVGIEFSKKLGRGLFGGEGFIMQKLEGDGLAFVHAGGTTAKKNLSVGEILKVDTGCIIGFTQDVDYDIEFVGGIKNTVFGGEGLFYATLRGPGTVYIQSLPFSRLAGRVLASIPRGGKDKGEGSVLGGFGDLLGGDNRF, encoded by the coding sequence ATGAATGCACACGAAATAGACTATCAGATTCACGGAGAAGAAATGCAATATGTGGAAATTGAGCTAGATCCCCAAGAAGCAGTAGTAGCCGAAGCGGGCAGTTTTATGATGATGGATTCCGATATTAAAATGGATACTATTTTTGGTGATGGTTCCAATCAGGATACCGGAGTTTTGGGAAAACTGTTCTCTGCTGGAAAACGGTTGCTAACTGGAGAAAGCTTGTTTATGACCGTTTTTCTTAATATAGGACAGGGTAAGAAACAGGTGAGTTTTGCTTCTCCCTATCCAGGGAAAATAATTCCGATTGACTTAACAGAATTTCGCGGAAAATTTATTTGCCAGAAAGATGCCTTTTTATGTGCTGCAAAAGGGGTCTCAGTTGGAATCGAATTTTCTAAGAAATTGGGACGAGGGCTTTTTGGGGGAGAGGGTTTTATTATGCAAAAACTGGAAGGCGATGGTTTGGCTTTTGTCCATGCAGGTGGTACAACGGCGAAAAAAAACCTTTCAGTAGGAGAAATCTTAAAAGTGGACACCGGATGTATAATTGGGTTTACCCAAGATGTGGATTACGATATTGAATTTGTGGGAGGTATTAAAAACACCGTTTTTGGAGGAGAAGGGCTTTTCTATGCCACTCTTAGGGGGCCTGGCACCGTTTATATTCAGTCGTTACCTTTTAGTCGACTTGCAGGACGGGTATTGGCATCGATTCCTAGAGGAGGGAAAGATAAAGGAGAAGGTAGTGTTTTAGGGGGCTTTGGAGATCTTTTAGGTGGTGATAATCGTTTTTAG
- a CDS encoding LysR substrate-binding domain-containing protein — translation MTITQLQYVLAVAEHQNFTLAAEKCFVTQPTLSMQVQKLEDELDILIFDRGKKPIAITEVGSKIVAQAKNIVNEANRIKDIVDQEKGFIGGEFTLGIIPTVMPTLLPMFLKTFITKYPKVNLIIKEKSTENLIRNLQDGHLDAAIAATPLEIEYIKERPLYYEPFVGYIPPGHRLGTATQLIPEDLDINDVLLLRDGHCFRDNILNLCNASKNFKDEHFQLQSGSFETLINLSNEGLGMTLLPFLNTLELDERKKENLKSFQSPSPAREVSLIYHKSELKIQITNALYDVISSVVRGAIAFQDVKIISPLNKKF, via the coding sequence ATGACAATTACACAATTGCAATATGTTCTTGCCGTTGCCGAGCACCAAAATTTTACGCTTGCAGCAGAAAAATGTTTTGTGACCCAGCCAACTTTAAGTATGCAGGTTCAAAAGTTAGAGGATGAATTGGATATTTTAATTTTCGATAGAGGTAAAAAACCGATCGCCATAACTGAGGTGGGATCAAAAATTGTGGCACAAGCCAAAAATATTGTCAATGAAGCCAATCGGATAAAGGATATAGTAGACCAAGAAAAAGGGTTTATTGGAGGGGAATTTACGCTTGGGATTATCCCCACGGTCATGCCTACCCTCCTACCTATGTTTTTAAAGACTTTTATTACCAAGTATCCCAAGGTAAATTTAATTATAAAGGAGAAAAGTACGGAAAACTTGATCCGCAATTTACAAGACGGACATTTAGATGCTGCCATAGCGGCTACTCCTTTGGAAATAGAATATATCAAGGAACGGCCTTTATATTACGAACCCTTCGTAGGTTACATACCTCCAGGCCACAGACTGGGAACGGCTACCCAATTAATTCCTGAGGATTTGGATATTAATGATGTATTGTTGTTGCGGGACGGTCACTGTTTTAGGGATAACATATTAAATTTATGCAATGCCTCCAAAAATTTTAAGGACGAACATTTTCAATTACAGAGCGGTAGTTTTGAGACACTCATAAACTTATCTAATGAAGGTTTGGGGATGACACTCCTTCCGTTTTTGAATACCTTAGAATTAGACGAAAGAAAGAAAGAAAATCTAAAAAGTTTTCAAAGTCCCTCTCCCGCAAGAGAGGTAAGCCTAATTTATCACAAAAGCGAACTCAAGATTCAAATTACTAACGCCCTATACGATGTAATATCAAGTGTAGTGCGTGGTGCTATAGCATTTCAAGATGTAAAGATTATCAGTCCATTAAACAAAAAGTTCTAA
- a CDS encoding peptide-methionine (S)-S-oxide reductase, with amino-acid sequence MVNTDKIAFGGGCHWCTEAVFLALKGVTSVAQGFVASEGEAISFSEAVVVHYNKQLIDLTDLILIHLHTHNSTSGHSMRNKYRSAVYTFTVLDSERAKSALHRFQSNFEGKLITQILPFVTFKSSDPMFHNYYFNDRGKPFCQNYIVPKLKILLEKFNKHVDATKLIDQ; translated from the coding sequence ATGGTAAATACGGATAAAATTGCTTTTGGTGGAGGATGTCATTGGTGTACGGAAGCGGTGTTCCTGGCTTTAAAAGGAGTTACAAGTGTAGCTCAGGGTTTTGTGGCATCTGAAGGAGAGGCCATTTCCTTTTCAGAAGCAGTGGTGGTGCATTATAACAAGCAGCTAATAGATTTGACGGATTTAATTTTAATTCATTTACATACCCATAATTCCACTTCGGGCCATAGCATGCGCAATAAATATAGGTCCGCTGTGTATACATTTACTGTGTTGGACTCCGAAAGAGCGAAAAGCGCCCTACATCGTTTTCAGTCGAATTTTGAAGGAAAATTGATCACCCAAATCCTGCCATTTGTAACCTTCAAGAGTTCGGATCCCATGTTTCATAACTATTACTTTAATGATAGGGGAAAGCCATTCTGCCAAAATTATATTGTGCCAAAATTAAAAATCTTATTAGAGAAATTTAACAAGCACGTAGATGCAACTAAGCTAATTGATCAATAA
- a CDS encoding DUF2461 domain-containing protein, which translates to MNFNNLFQFLTELNQNNSKEWMDKNRKWYQEVRDQYIQWLNEMDQALASLDNDYYPTPGKKGINRINNNLMFHPNKPIYKDHFGAGLDKAPNSGDFYIEIGLGQSMLAGGIWRPDAKTLRSIRDAIDYDGEELQRILNKTSFKKAFGDLVVDHRLIKAPKGFSNEHPHIDLLRNKTFAVTHPLSQDDIFELNFKEKVISVYREMLPFRRYLNKAVTV; encoded by the coding sequence ATGAATTTTAATAACCTCTTCCAATTTCTAACAGAACTCAATCAGAACAATTCGAAGGAATGGATGGATAAAAATCGAAAATGGTACCAAGAGGTCAGGGACCAATACATCCAATGGTTGAATGAAATGGACCAAGCTTTAGCAAGCCTAGACAATGACTATTATCCAACTCCTGGTAAGAAAGGAATAAATCGAATTAATAACAATTTAATGTTCCATCCCAACAAACCTATTTATAAGGATCATTTTGGTGCTGGTTTGGACAAGGCTCCCAACTCAGGGGATTTTTATATAGAGATTGGTTTAGGGCAGTCCATGCTTGCTGGTGGAATCTGGAGACCAGACGCCAAAACATTACGCAGTATAAGGGATGCTATAGATTATGATGGAGAGGAATTACAAAGAATTTTGAACAAAACCAGCTTTAAAAAAGCTTTTGGGGATCTGGTAGTGGACCACCGACTTATAAAAGCTCCGAAAGGATTTTCCAATGAGCATCCCCATATAGATCTTCTAAGAAACAAGACTTTTGCCGTAACGCATCCCCTTAGTCAAGATGACATTTTTGAGCTCAACTTTAAGGAAAAAGTGATTTCAGTATATAGGGAAATGCTTCCTTTTAGAAGGTATTTAAACAAGGCTGTAACGGTTTAA
- the trxB gene encoding thioredoxin-disulfide reductase gives MAEKVERLKTLIIGSGPAGYTAAIYAARADLKPVVYTGMEPGGQLTTTTEVDNFPGYPDGVDGPTMMIDLQKQAERFGTDVRIGMATAVDFSDEIGGIHKVTIDDDKVIEAETVIISTGATAKYLGIPSEQKLRGGGVSACAVCDGFFYKGQEVAIVGAGDTAAEEASYLANICSKVTMLIRKDHMRASKAMQHRVNSLDNIEIRYNTEVDTVLGDQVVEGLRMVNNLTGEKEDIAITGLFIAIGHKPNTDIFKGQLEMDDTGYLITKGKSTKTSKPGVFASGDVQDKEYRQAVTAAGTGCMAALDAERYLATIESPEEVSS, from the coding sequence ATGGCAGAAAAAGTAGAGCGATTAAAGACGTTGATTATAGGATCAGGACCTGCTGGCTATACAGCGGCAATATATGCGGCAAGAGCCGATTTAAAACCCGTGGTTTATACAGGAATGGAGCCTGGAGGACAATTGACAACTACTACCGAGGTTGATAATTTCCCCGGCTACCCAGATGGGGTAGATGGCCCAACCATGATGATCGACTTGCAAAAACAGGCTGAGAGATTTGGGACCGATGTCCGAATAGGAATGGCTACCGCGGTTGATTTTAGTGATGAGATTGGTGGGATACACAAAGTGACCATTGATGATGACAAGGTTATTGAAGCGGAAACCGTAATTATTTCCACTGGAGCAACTGCTAAATATTTAGGAATCCCTAGCGAACAAAAGCTTCGCGGAGGCGGTGTTTCTGCATGTGCCGTATGTGACGGTTTCTTTTATAAAGGACAGGAAGTTGCCATTGTTGGAGCAGGAGATACCGCTGCGGAAGAGGCTTCTTACTTGGCTAATATTTGTAGCAAAGTTACTATGTTAATAAGAAAGGATCATATGCGCGCCTCCAAAGCGATGCAGCATAGGGTAAATAGCTTAGATAATATAGAGATTCGTTACAATACGGAAGTAGATACAGTACTGGGAGACCAGGTAGTGGAAGGCTTGCGTATGGTGAACAACCTTACTGGTGAAAAAGAGGATATTGCCATTACCGGTTTATTTATAGCTATTGGGCATAAACCTAATACGGATATTTTTAAGGGACAATTGGAAATGGACGATACCGGTTATTTAATAACCAAAGGGAAATCTACTAAAACTAGTAAACCTGGTGTTTTTGCTAGTGGAGATGTTCAGGACAAGGAATATAGACAGGCAGTAACTGCTGCGGGAACAGGTTGTATGGCAGCACTGGACGCAGAACGTTACTTGGCGACTATTGAATCGCCTGAAGAAGTTTCTTCATAA
- a CDS encoding head GIN domain-containing protein translates to MTTLARITIALILALLFSSCGFDINFGNGKKGNGNIEEDQRTVSGDFSGVSASEGLDVYITQGTDYEILVEADENVIDLIATELKNGVLQIHTIKNIGRATKKIYVTLPEITVLKTSSGADLIAKSAVRAETIQLNASSGSELQIDDLNADKVSANTSSGADLKIAGQATTFYSNASSGSAIKASDLTTAVCRANASSGARITVNVTESLSADASSGADIQYTGNAKVEGKRSSSGSVRQL, encoded by the coding sequence ATGACAACATTAGCAAGAATAACGATTGCCTTAATCCTTGCCCTTCTATTTTCTTCCTGCGGTTTCGATATTAATTTTGGTAACGGTAAAAAAGGAAACGGAAATATAGAGGAGGATCAGCGTACAGTTAGCGGGGACTTTTCCGGCGTATCGGCTTCCGAAGGCCTAGACGTGTATATTACTCAAGGTACAGATTATGAAATTCTAGTAGAAGCCGATGAAAACGTTATTGATTTAATCGCGACCGAGTTAAAAAATGGAGTTTTACAAATCCATACCATTAAAAACATTGGTAGGGCGACCAAAAAGATTTATGTCACCTTGCCTGAGATCACCGTTTTAAAAACTTCAAGTGGGGCAGACCTAATTGCAAAAAGCGCTGTTCGGGCAGAAACTATTCAATTAAATGCCAGTAGTGGTTCTGAATTACAAATAGACGATCTTAACGCGGATAAAGTAAGTGCAAATACCAGTAGTGGGGCAGATTTAAAAATAGCTGGTCAGGCAACTACCTTTTATAGTAATGCCAGCAGCGGTTCAGCCATAAAGGCTTCCGATTTAACTACTGCTGTTTGTCGGGCCAACGCCAGTAGTGGCGCTCGTATTACCGTTAATGTTACCGAATCCCTGTCTGCAGATGCTAGTAGTGGGGCAGATATTCAATATACTGGAAATGCGAAGGTAGAAGGAAAAAGATCGAGTTCTGGAAGCGTTAGGCAATTATAA
- the nudK gene encoding GDP-mannose pyrophosphatase NudK: MKNKNVRNITREILSDNWYTLNKITFEYKKEDGTWEKQSREAYNRGNGAAILLYNRSQGTVILTKQFRMPTYINGNEDGMMIEVCAGLLDGDAPETCIKKEAEEETGYKLDKVEKVFESYMSPGSVTEILHFFIGSYEAKMKVGEGGGANDETENIEVMEMTFEKALEMVATGTIKDAKTILLLQYAKINALFSS; this comes from the coding sequence TTGAAAAACAAGAATGTAAGAAATATTACAAGGGAAATTCTTTCCGATAATTGGTATACGCTGAACAAAATCACCTTTGAATACAAAAAGGAGGACGGTACTTGGGAAAAACAGTCGAGAGAAGCCTACAACAGGGGTAATGGTGCCGCAATACTATTGTACAACAGAAGCCAGGGAACCGTTATCCTTACCAAACAATTTAGAATGCCAACGTATATAAATGGCAATGAAGATGGAATGATGATCGAAGTTTGTGCAGGACTATTGGATGGTGATGCTCCGGAAACATGTATAAAGAAAGAGGCGGAGGAAGAAACCGGTTATAAATTAGATAAGGTAGAGAAGGTCTTTGAATCTTATATGTCCCCAGGATCCGTTACGGAAATCCTTCATTTTTTTATAGGCTCTTATGAAGCGAAAATGAAAGTAGGAGAAGGGGGAGGAGCCAACGATGAGACCGAAAATATAGAGGTGATGGAGATGACTTTTGAAAAGGCTTTGGAAATGGTTGCCACTGGTACTATTAAAGATGCCAAAACCATATTATTGCTTCAATACGCCAAAATAAATGCGTTATTTTCCTCTTGA
- a CDS encoding PadR family transcriptional regulator, with translation MNVENTKAQMRKGVLEYCILSILDGKDKYTSEILDTLKDAKMLVVEGTIYPLLTRLKNAGLLNYRWEESTSGPPRKYYTLTETGKLFLKELDTTWEELRNATNLVTKSKIS, from the coding sequence ATGAATGTTGAAAACACAAAAGCACAAATGCGGAAGGGCGTTTTGGAATACTGTATTCTTTCTATCTTGGATGGAAAGGACAAATACACCTCTGAAATCCTAGACACCTTAAAAGACGCTAAAATGCTAGTGGTAGAGGGTACTATTTACCCCTTACTAACAAGACTAAAAAATGCGGGACTTCTCAATTATCGCTGGGAAGAATCCACCTCTGGTCCCCCAAGAAAATATTATACGCTAACAGAAACAGGAAAACTATTTCTTAAAGAACTAGATACTACCTGGGAAGAATTAAGAAATGCGACAAACCTCGTAACCAAATCAAAAATTAGCTAA